The Rudaeicoccus suwonensis sequence GATGCGACTACCCTTGTCCGGTGCTTCTGCTCGCGCTCGACACCTCGACCTCCGCCGTCACCGTCGCCGTCCACGACGGCGAGCGCGTGCTCGCCGAGCGCACCACCATCGATGCCCGCAGGCATGCTGAAGTGCTTGCACCGTCTATCCGCGACGCCATGGCCGAGGCCGGTCGACGGCCCGCCGATCTGACCGCTGTCGCTGTCGGCGTCGGACCGGGCCCGTTCACCGGATTGCGCGTCGGCATCGCGACCGCCGCGACTCTGGGCCTGGCGCTCGACATACCGACGTATGGCGTCTGCAGCCTCGACGCGATCGCGCACGCTGCAGCGGTGTCACACATCGGACAGTTCGTCGTCGCGACGGATGCCCGCCGCAAAGAGGTCTATTGGGCGCGCTACGTCGCGACCTCCGACGGCGTGCAACGGCTCACCGATCCGGGCGTCTGCCGCCCGCAGGATCTCGCCGAGGAGGTGCGTGCGCTTCCGGCAGCAGGGCGCGGCCCGGCGTTGTATCCCGATGCCTTTATCGAGAGTGTCGAACCTGTTGACGTCAGCGGGATTTCGCTGGCGGATTTTGCGTTGGGCGAGCTCGCAGCAGGTCGACCGCTGT is a genomic window containing:
- the tsaB gene encoding tRNA (adenosine(37)-N6)-threonylcarbamoyltransferase complex dimerization subunit type 1 TsaB; this encodes MLLLALDTSTSAVTVAVHDGERVLAERTTIDARRHAEVLAPSIRDAMAEAGRRPADLTAVAVGVGPGPFTGLRVGIATAATLGLALDIPTYGVCSLDAIAHAAAVSHIGQFVVATDARRKEVYWARYVATSDGVQRLTDPGVCRPQDLAEEVRALPAAGRGPALYPDAFIESVEPVDVSGISLADFALGELAAGRPLLPLQPLYLRQPDAKPAAARKSVLPR